The following proteins come from a genomic window of Corynebacterium crudilactis:
- a CDS encoding TSUP family transporter encodes MGLELAASGWGILIAGAAIAGWIDAVIGGGGLVLIPLILAVMPQLAPVTALASNKLAAVTGTASAAVTLVRRVKPDKKLLALYIPIAVVCSAAGALAASLIDKQVMRPMIIVLMLVVGVIVVFKPNFGTGESKALPTGWRRWVTFAAVGLIAVYDGIFGPGTGMFLIMAFTALLSQNFLASAAMAKVVNTSTNLGALIVFIIGGHVWWTLGLVLAVANVVGAQLGARTVLGGGTRLIRYALLTLVVVMSVYLTWQQIQGL; translated from the coding sequence ATGGGGTTAGAACTAGCGGCGAGTGGTTGGGGAATCCTTATTGCCGGCGCAGCGATTGCCGGATGGATTGATGCCGTAATCGGTGGCGGCGGATTAGTACTGATCCCCCTAATTTTGGCAGTCATGCCACAACTTGCCCCAGTAACAGCGCTGGCCTCGAATAAATTAGCTGCTGTAACTGGCACCGCTTCAGCCGCAGTTACACTCGTGCGCAGAGTGAAACCAGATAAAAAACTCCTCGCACTCTATATCCCCATCGCGGTGGTGTGCTCAGCTGCGGGAGCCTTGGCCGCAAGCCTGATTGATAAACAAGTTATGCGCCCCATGATCATCGTATTGATGCTGGTTGTGGGCGTGATTGTGGTGTTTAAACCAAATTTCGGCACTGGTGAAAGCAAAGCGTTACCCACCGGTTGGCGACGGTGGGTAACTTTTGCAGCAGTAGGACTTATCGCAGTCTATGACGGTATTTTTGGGCCCGGCACCGGCATGTTTTTGATCATGGCGTTCACGGCCTTGTTGTCGCAAAATTTTCTCGCCTCCGCCGCCATGGCAAAGGTCGTAAACACCTCCACCAACCTCGGTGCATTAATTGTATTCATCATCGGTGGGCATGTGTGGTGGACTTTAGGTTTGGTGTTGGCAGTGGCAAATGTCGTGGGTGCGCAACTGGGTGCCCGAACAGTACTTGGTGGTGGTACCAGGCTAATTAGGTACGCGTTGCTGACTTTGGTTGTCGTTATGAGCGTCTATCTCACGTGGCAACAAATCCAAGGATTATAG
- a CDS encoding ATP-dependent RNA helicase yields MNPKISKFLIDRISTSLPVEIMLPDLHKALSAGPGNFVIQAPPGTGKTTLLPPFVANVIHASDIEHPAKPKIIVTAPRRVAVRAAARRLAVLDGSPLGTKVGFSVRGDHISGSHVQFMTPGVLIRQLLNDPELPGVGAVIIDEVHERQLDSDLLLGMLTELSQLRDDFSLIAMSATLDSDKFADLMDAEIFSAEAPIFPLDISYAPAPTPRLGARGVDWAFLDHIAQQTHAAVTRSDHSALVFVPGVGEIERVVNKLKSLGHDNVYPLHGRLTPGEQDLALTPSAQQRIIVSTPVSESSLTVPGVRIVVDSGLTRSPKRDAARGMTGLITSSCAQSSATQRAGRAGREGPGQVIRCYSEDDYSHFPRFIAPEISSADLTQTALWLAKWGTQPADLPLLDQPPHAAWEAAHEILHHIGALEGDAITPLGHRLSTLPLAPQLATSLLRFGEQAAKVLAVVSGTPQGDVEKQQPAKQEVARLRRLAPPSSVPATAGQIVGAAFPQLIGKKIDNGEYLLASGTRARLIDTDLKDAPWLAVAAINRSHNSAIIRAAARISEAHALELIGVTEETRAFFVEEKVQARRVKAAGAIELSSTPTKPNPTEAAEAIAEALSHGGLDLFHFSDKAAFLRDRLRFVHHHRNQPWPDVDAADPHLWLAQEIDALSHGARLNSIDMYPALQRLLPWPAASNFDEFAPAHLIVPSGHQHRLDYSSGRPVVKVKLQECFGLEESPRFCGIPVQFHLLSPAGRPLALTDDLRSFWAGPYNQVRAEMRGRYPKHPWPEDPWTAPATARTKNRS; encoded by the coding sequence ATGAATCCAAAAATAAGCAAATTTCTAATAGATCGAATTTCTACAAGTCTTCCCGTAGAAATTATGCTGCCCGACCTGCACAAAGCCCTTTCAGCGGGTCCCGGAAATTTTGTCATCCAGGCCCCACCCGGCACCGGAAAAACGACACTTTTACCCCCATTTGTAGCTAATGTCATACATGCCTCCGACATTGAACACCCAGCAAAACCAAAGATTATCGTCACTGCTCCCCGACGTGTAGCCGTCCGTGCAGCCGCACGCAGACTCGCCGTACTCGATGGCAGCCCACTAGGCACCAAAGTGGGATTTAGCGTGCGTGGAGACCACATTTCTGGCTCTCACGTGCAATTTATGACTCCTGGCGTACTAATCCGTCAGCTTCTCAACGATCCAGAATTGCCCGGAGTGGGTGCCGTAATAATTGATGAGGTACACGAACGGCAGCTGGATTCAGATCTATTACTCGGCATGCTCACGGAACTTAGCCAATTACGCGATGATTTTTCCTTGATCGCGATGTCCGCAACCTTGGACTCGGACAAATTCGCAGATTTAATGGACGCTGAAATTTTTTCAGCTGAAGCACCAATTTTCCCGCTAGACATTTCCTATGCCCCAGCTCCCACTCCCCGCCTCGGTGCACGTGGTGTGGACTGGGCATTCCTAGACCACATAGCCCAACAAACCCATGCTGCAGTAACTCGTTCGGATCATTCCGCGCTGGTTTTCGTGCCTGGTGTCGGCGAAATTGAGCGTGTCGTCAATAAGCTCAAAAGCCTAGGCCACGACAATGTTTATCCACTACACGGCCGCTTGACCCCAGGAGAACAAGATCTCGCACTGACCCCGTCTGCGCAGCAACGCATCATCGTTTCCACCCCAGTATCCGAAAGTTCCTTGACGGTACCCGGCGTGCGGATCGTGGTTGATTCCGGTTTAACACGCAGCCCCAAACGTGATGCAGCCCGCGGTATGACAGGCCTTATCACCAGCAGTTGCGCACAATCTTCCGCCACACAGCGTGCCGGACGCGCCGGAAGAGAGGGACCCGGACAGGTAATTCGGTGTTATTCAGAGGATGACTATTCCCACTTCCCCCGTTTTATAGCACCAGAAATCAGCTCTGCAGACCTCACTCAAACTGCCCTGTGGCTGGCCAAATGGGGCACACAACCAGCAGATTTACCTCTGCTTGACCAACCTCCTCATGCAGCCTGGGAGGCTGCCCACGAAATCCTGCACCACATCGGCGCGCTTGAGGGCGACGCTATCACGCCGCTAGGACATCGCTTATCGACGCTCCCCCTCGCCCCACAACTAGCCACCTCCCTCCTCCGCTTTGGCGAACAAGCGGCAAAGGTCTTAGCGGTGGTGTCTGGTACCCCGCAGGGAGACGTCGAAAAGCAACAACCTGCAAAGCAGGAGGTGGCACGCCTCCGCCGTTTGGCACCGCCATCTTCCGTCCCCGCCACGGCCGGCCAAATTGTAGGCGCGGCATTTCCACAGCTCATAGGCAAAAAAATAGACAATGGTGAATACCTTTTAGCCAGCGGCACGCGTGCGCGATTAATCGACACTGATCTTAAAGATGCCCCGTGGCTCGCCGTTGCTGCAATCAATCGTTCCCACAATTCTGCAATTATCAGAGCAGCCGCCCGCATTTCTGAAGCACACGCCCTAGAGCTCATCGGAGTTACAGAAGAAACGCGCGCCTTTTTTGTCGAAGAAAAAGTACAAGCACGTCGCGTAAAAGCAGCCGGCGCCATCGAACTAAGTTCCACGCCTACAAAGCCCAATCCAACAGAAGCTGCAGAAGCCATCGCAGAAGCATTAAGCCACGGCGGTTTAGACCTCTTTCATTTCTCCGATAAAGCAGCATTCCTCCGAGATCGTTTGCGATTTGTCCACCACCACCGCAATCAGCCCTGGCCAGACGTCGATGCAGCAGATCCACACTTATGGTTGGCGCAAGAAATTGATGCGCTAAGCCACGGTGCGCGTTTAAACAGCATTGATATGTACCCAGCGCTGCAACGACTGCTGCCTTGGCCTGCGGCATCCAACTTCGATGAGTTCGCGCCCGCTCATTTGATTGTGCCGAGTGGACATCAACATCGCTTGGATTATTCTTCTGGGCGGCCAGTTGTCAAAGTAAAACTGCAAGAGTGTTTTGGCCTGGAGGAATCCCCACGTTTTTGTGGCATTCCAGTGCAATTTCATTTACTCTCACCTGCGGGAAGGCCTTTAGCGCTCACAGATGATCTGCGTAGTTTCTGGGCCGGCCCATATAACCAGGTGCGTGCGGAAATGCGTGGGCGTTATCCGAAACATCCGTGGCCGGAAGATCCGTGGACTGCCCCAGCTACTGCGCGGACGAAAAACCGCAGTTAA
- a CDS encoding sugar O-acetyltransferase yields MNDDFESIERMTSGEWYLATGGKREELAQKAALLFHEYNQIGPTHPERSAEILATILNPHSGNCTIKAPAIIEYGFNTTIGEHVFINFGLTILDIAPVRIGARSMLGPNCQLLTASHPVDDWQMRSGGWENGSPIMIGEDTWLGGNVTVVGGVRIGDRCVIGAGAVVTKDIPDDSIAVGNPARVIRKRDDAYAERTQLPENAPVDAFGVLPEELK; encoded by the coding sequence ATGAATGATGACTTTGAATCTATCGAAAGAATGACCAGCGGGGAATGGTACCTGGCCACAGGTGGAAAACGAGAAGAGTTAGCGCAGAAAGCAGCGCTGCTTTTTCATGAGTACAACCAAATTGGGCCCACTCATCCGGAGCGCAGCGCAGAAATTCTGGCGACAATACTGAATCCACACAGCGGAAACTGCACCATCAAAGCACCTGCGATTATTGAATACGGCTTCAACACCACCATCGGTGAACATGTGTTTATTAATTTTGGACTCACTATTTTAGATATTGCGCCAGTCCGTATCGGAGCACGCAGCATGCTGGGTCCTAATTGCCAGCTGTTGACCGCAAGCCATCCCGTGGATGATTGGCAGATGCGCTCTGGTGGCTGGGAAAATGGCTCACCCATCATGATCGGCGAAGATACCTGGCTCGGTGGAAATGTCACGGTCGTAGGTGGAGTGCGCATTGGCGATCGCTGTGTGATTGGTGCCGGAGCAGTGGTAACTAAAGATATTCCCGATGATTCCATCGCTGTGGGAAACCCAGCACGAGTGATCAGAAAGCGCGACGATGCCTATGCAGAGCGCACTCAACTACCAGAGAATGCACCCGTAGACGCCTTTGGGGTGCTGCCTGAGGAGCTAAAATAA
- a CDS encoding alpha-ketoglutarate-dependent dioxygenase AlkB family protein, giving the protein MPTLFDDPLHQLPRPPRRVAAGVVHLPNFLGLGEQEALVSQSREIARSVAGTPLAMVRPMVASGQMSVHMLSLGKHWLSRPYRYVDAVDGLPVPPVPDTFLDLATRALAAAGELSTSVGSWAQTYRAEAALVNYYAPDSSMGMHQDANEESEAPVISLSIGDTGIFRLGNTENRNKPWVDIPLLSGDLIVFGGPNRRAFHGVPAVESDTAPLGCGLKEGRINITIRQLTL; this is encoded by the coding sequence GTGCCTACGCTTTTCGACGATCCCCTCCACCAACTTCCCAGACCACCCCGCAGGGTAGCAGCTGGCGTGGTGCACCTGCCCAACTTCCTTGGGCTGGGCGAACAAGAAGCCCTAGTCTCCCAATCACGGGAGATAGCGCGCTCCGTTGCTGGTACTCCGCTGGCTATGGTGCGTCCCATGGTTGCTAGCGGCCAAATGAGTGTGCACATGCTGAGCTTGGGTAAACACTGGTTGTCTCGTCCTTATCGTTATGTCGATGCGGTTGACGGACTGCCCGTGCCGCCAGTGCCAGATACGTTTCTTGATTTGGCCACACGCGCCTTGGCAGCTGCTGGTGAGCTCAGCACCTCTGTGGGCTCCTGGGCGCAGACATATCGTGCAGAAGCTGCTTTGGTGAACTATTACGCACCTGATTCTTCGATGGGCATGCACCAAGATGCCAATGAGGAATCAGAAGCACCCGTGATCTCCTTATCTATCGGAGACACAGGGATTTTTCGGCTGGGAAATACAGAAAACCGCAACAAACCTTGGGTGGATATCCCTTTATTAAGCGGCGATCTCATTGTTTTCGGGGGACCGAACCGTCGCGCTTTCCACGGTGTGCCAGCTGTGGAATCTGATACCGCACCGCTTGGCTGTGGGCTTAAAGAAGGAAGAATCAACATCACGATCCGCCAACTCACGCTTTAG
- a CDS encoding DNA-3-methyladenine glycosylase I has protein sequence MIKNKENPNELVVCADRKSRPRWASRSGLCWTYFDHEWGRPPVDLKSLFEVLTLVVFQVGLTWHAVLAKREGLKKAFSDFDVHAVATFTEADVQRLLQDPQIFRNRRKIEATMKNAQVLVSLGDSQEHFISLVEEDITVKELKQLGFSHIGPTSLSIIRQATGLCAQKPA, from the coding sequence ATGATAAAGAATAAAGAAAATCCGAATGAATTAGTCGTTTGTGCAGATAGAAAATCCCGACCACGCTGGGCTTCTCGAAGTGGGCTGTGTTGGACCTACTTTGATCATGAATGGGGCAGGCCTCCCGTTGATCTCAAGTCACTTTTTGAAGTCCTCACGCTCGTGGTTTTCCAAGTGGGGCTCACCTGGCATGCGGTCTTAGCTAAGCGCGAGGGGCTTAAGAAAGCTTTTTCTGATTTTGATGTGCACGCTGTTGCCACATTTACTGAAGCTGATGTGCAGCGTTTGCTTCAGGATCCGCAGATTTTTAGAAACCGCAGAAAAATAGAAGCAACCATGAAGAATGCTCAAGTCTTAGTGAGTCTCGGAGATAGTCAGGAGCACTTTATTTCCCTTGTCGAGGAGGACATAACAGTAAAAGAGCTAAAACAGTTGGGTTTTAGCCATATCGGCCCCACCTCCTTGAGCATTATTCGCCAGGCCACTGGGTTGTGTGCACAAAAGCCTGCTTAA
- a CDS encoding LysE family translocator — MTTAQFLALFLVWMAAIASPGPDLFQIIRLGAKNRRDGILTAAGIMVGNSIWIIASLLGLSALIATYPAILNILQLVGGGYLAWMGIGAVRSWWAQRSTQQSAADSTAVEKVLDTSTSTSIGAWPALRSGIATNLSNPKAVLFFGSVFAQFIRPDMGLGWSVFIGVFLIATGLVWFIGFAVLVRKLAAAITRNGAIIDLITGVIFIGLGMFMIFEGVVGIGSRVVG, encoded by the coding sequence ATGACAACAGCACAATTCTTAGCGCTCTTTTTAGTCTGGATGGCAGCTATTGCATCGCCTGGACCAGACCTCTTTCAGATCATCAGATTAGGTGCCAAGAATCGCCGTGATGGCATTTTGACTGCCGCAGGCATCATGGTGGGCAATTCCATCTGGATTATTGCCAGCCTCCTGGGTCTTTCTGCACTGATAGCTACCTACCCAGCCATTTTGAATATCTTGCAACTTGTTGGTGGTGGTTACCTCGCCTGGATGGGTATCGGTGCGGTGCGTTCATGGTGGGCACAACGTTCCACACAACAATCAGCTGCGGATTCCACCGCAGTGGAAAAAGTTTTGGATACGTCCACGAGTACGTCCATTGGTGCGTGGCCTGCGCTTCGTTCCGGTATCGCCACCAATTTGTCGAATCCCAAGGCCGTGTTGTTCTTTGGTTCTGTGTTCGCGCAATTCATCCGACCAGATATGGGACTGGGGTGGAGCGTATTTATCGGGGTGTTTCTCATCGCCACGGGGCTTGTGTGGTTTATTGGCTTTGCCGTCCTAGTGCGCAAACTAGCTGCAGCTATTACGCGTAATGGAGCAATCATTGATCTGATAACGGGGGTGATCTTCATCGGTTTGGGAATGTTCATGATCTTTGAAGGGGTTGTAGGAATCGGCAGCAGGGTAGTGGGTTAG
- a CDS encoding RNA-binding S4 domain-containing protein, with product MQPEEVHIKDETIKLGQFIKLANLVESGGEAKDAITNGDVTVNGEVDIRRGKTLRNGDVVCIGDDCAQATTGAVSDDDYFDEATANDDFDPEKWRNM from the coding sequence ATGCAACCTGAAGAAGTGCACATCAAGGATGAGACCATCAAACTAGGTCAGTTCATCAAATTGGCCAATCTTGTCGAATCGGGCGGAGAAGCCAAAGATGCCATCACCAATGGTGATGTCACCGTCAATGGCGAAGTGGATATCCGCAGGGGTAAAACACTTCGCAATGGCGATGTGGTGTGCATTGGAGATGATTGCGCACAGGCGACTACTGGTGCTGTGTCTGATGACGATTATTTTGACGAAGCCACCGCAAATGATGACTTCGATCCCGAAAAGTGGAGGAACATGTAA
- a CDS encoding VOC family protein, translating into MPAFEAMPGMPYWIDLSTSDIAKSAHFYENVLGWEIEEVNDGYRMARLQGLPIAGLIDQRGESSIPDTWITYFLSFDLDETAKKIVELGGRVLAEPTDVHLGRMTLAVDTAGALFGVIEPGSEESFVAAGEPGTSVWHELTTVTKYAEAIDFYGELFTWTTSEMASEEGEGFHYTTALVDGSAFAGIFDAKGHFPPQVPSFWQSYLGVLNADEAVAKAKEFGGEVIREPWDSEFGRMALIADTTGATITLCEIEEYVEEAAEGDDLFDIDLSAFEDQFRNQNGQ; encoded by the coding sequence ATGCCAGCCTTTGAGGCAATGCCAGGAATGCCGTACTGGATCGACCTGTCCACCTCGGACATTGCAAAATCCGCGCATTTTTATGAAAATGTTCTCGGCTGGGAAATCGAGGAAGTCAACGACGGCTACCGCATGGCGCGCCTACAGGGACTCCCAATCGCTGGCCTTATTGACCAGCGCGGTGAATCCAGCATTCCTGACACCTGGATTACGTACTTCTTGTCATTCGATCTGGATGAGACCGCAAAGAAAATCGTCGAACTCGGTGGACGCGTGTTGGCAGAACCAACAGATGTGCACCTAGGACGCATGACTCTAGCAGTGGATACTGCAGGCGCACTGTTTGGTGTTATTGAACCAGGCAGTGAAGAATCTTTCGTTGCTGCTGGCGAGCCTGGCACCTCTGTCTGGCATGAGCTCACCACGGTGACTAAATACGCTGAGGCAATCGACTTCTACGGAGAGCTTTTCACCTGGACCACTTCTGAGATGGCTAGTGAAGAAGGCGAAGGCTTCCACTACACCACAGCGTTGGTTGATGGTTCTGCCTTTGCAGGCATCTTTGATGCCAAGGGCCATTTCCCACCACAGGTGCCAAGCTTCTGGCAGTCCTACCTGGGCGTTTTGAATGCTGATGAAGCAGTGGCGAAGGCAAAGGAATTCGGCGGCGAGGTTATTCGTGAGCCATGGGATTCCGAATTCGGCCGCATGGCATTGATCGCAGATACCACCGGTGCCACGATCACGTTGTGTGAGATTGAAGAATACGTTGAAGAAGCTGCAGAAGGCGATGATCTCTTCGATATTGATCTCAGCGCTTTCGAAGATCAGTTCCGCAACCAAAACGGACAGTAA
- a CDS encoding MGMT family protein, with translation MEDLEFDDLTSMVLDCADLIPPGKVATYGDIAHIVGTGPRQVGRIMATAGQFTCWWRVVRSDGGSQVAEKACLKWAVEDIAFSQVSEAKVKMKQHRLTECELAALAVELAQAQP, from the coding sequence ATGGAGGATCTAGAATTTGATGATCTCACCTCCATGGTGCTTGATTGCGCCGATCTCATCCCACCTGGAAAAGTAGCGACCTACGGGGATATCGCACACATCGTGGGTACTGGCCCGCGGCAGGTTGGTCGCATCATGGCCACTGCTGGCCAATTCACATGTTGGTGGCGGGTGGTGCGCTCTGATGGTGGTTCTCAAGTCGCTGAGAAAGCATGCCTGAAATGGGCCGTGGAAGATATTGCCTTTTCCCAGGTCAGTGAAGCAAAAGTGAAGATGAAACAGCACCGCTTAACTGAGTGTGAATTGGCAGCACTCGCCGTTGAGCTGGCACAAGCGCAGCCGTAG
- a CDS encoding alpha/beta hydrolase, protein MAENNTPQETEQEREARFREEFEVGGQDRQLSEEEQLEQLGSYFDAHYPVPDFTPPWAGGTGDADPADRYIAHLPDRTTHTAMIMLGSGLDHSMPGVAFIGDVSVDNVPEVGGAIFHPSNPSGRWAVSFHSGGWWRGSGDALEFQWRPEVAAAAELSGTTILDLDYPLAPGHNLHDMNEVVAKAVGYARHHNPTSITGWGYSSGAALAAINAPLFDALILTFPDLGGVEKLPAEIRGDSEVPAASAWPTTFVQIAAQDEIAARPADLGAASVKEYVSRHRISTPKVAREKITDVAEFLKTVG, encoded by the coding sequence ATGGCTGAAAATAACACCCCACAAGAAACTGAACAAGAGCGCGAAGCACGTTTCCGCGAAGAGTTTGAAGTTGGCGGTCAGGATCGTCAGCTTTCCGAAGAAGAGCAGTTGGAGCAGCTCGGATCATATTTTGATGCGCACTACCCTGTTCCAGATTTCACTCCTCCTTGGGCAGGTGGCACCGGTGATGCTGATCCAGCGGATCGCTATATTGCGCATCTTCCGGATCGCACCACTCATACTGCGATGATCATGTTGGGTTCTGGTCTTGACCATTCGATGCCTGGTGTGGCGTTTATTGGCGATGTCAGTGTGGACAATGTTCCAGAGGTCGGCGGCGCGATTTTCCATCCGTCGAATCCGAGTGGTCGTTGGGCGGTGTCGTTCCACAGCGGTGGTTGGTGGCGCGGTTCCGGCGATGCGTTAGAGTTCCAGTGGCGTCCAGAGGTGGCCGCCGCCGCGGAGTTATCGGGCACAACCATCCTTGACCTGGATTATCCGCTGGCTCCGGGCCATAATCTCCACGATATGAATGAGGTGGTAGCTAAGGCGGTCGGCTATGCTCGCCACCATAATCCGACATCGATCACGGGTTGGGGTTATTCCTCGGGCGCGGCGTTAGCCGCGATTAATGCACCGCTTTTCGACGCTTTGATCCTCACGTTCCCGGACCTGGGCGGCGTCGAAAAGCTTCCTGCCGAAATCCGTGGTGACTCTGAGGTGCCGGCAGCATCCGCGTGGCCCACTACGTTTGTGCAGATTGCTGCGCAGGATGAAATTGCGGCGCGACCTGCAGATCTCGGCGCTGCGTCAGTGAAGGAATACGTCTCACGCCACCGCATTTCCACGCCGAAGGTGGCGCGCGAAAAAATTACCGATGTGGCGGAATTCCTCAAAACTGTGGGCTAG
- a CDS encoding RidA family protein: MISSIMPAQLPAGPAARTVYSYGVRAGDQLHISGMVAFDADANIIGEGDIEAQTEQVFRNLKAVVEEAGGTMNNIVSTTTYLADVADAPIVNAARARYFTGDILPTHTVIGVAALARPQFLVEISAVAYLGDLPKD, encoded by the coding sequence ATGATTTCTTCCATCATGCCTGCACAACTTCCAGCCGGACCTGCCGCGCGCACCGTTTATTCCTATGGTGTTCGTGCTGGTGATCAGCTACATATTTCCGGAATGGTAGCTTTCGATGCGGACGCCAACATTATCGGCGAAGGTGATATTGAGGCTCAAACGGAGCAGGTCTTCCGTAACCTCAAAGCTGTTGTTGAAGAAGCCGGCGGCACCATGAATAACATTGTTTCCACCACCACTTATCTTGCGGATGTCGCGGATGCTCCAATCGTAAACGCTGCCCGCGCCCGCTACTTCACTGGAGATATCCTGCCCACCCACACCGTTATTGGAGTTGCTGCCCTGGCACGCCCACAGTTTCTTGTAGAGATCTCCGCGGTGGCGTACTTAGGTGATCTTCCAAAAGATTAG
- a CDS encoding CG0192 family protein, whose translation MSGTAIMYDTTVVPSKKEIAQKWMDFVDLQGSYRLVDTVDGEVGVEVLISKDRSGRLLQIPFSYRSEENNPAHTLATLEHGVLGTRWVANALGDPVAVREFIRTILTGDDGASRDDGVAGFLDIKGSGDAESIDLQGVQLSEVTRQRAVGTVVVDGERKQFILRLPQLLKSYKKTAAGHVATKLRIVAPHPEKEGTELLIAEFNWLE comes from the coding sequence ATGAGTGGCACTGCCATCATGTACGACACCACAGTTGTTCCATCGAAAAAAGAAATTGCACAGAAATGGATGGATTTCGTCGACCTTCAGGGAAGCTACCGCCTGGTAGATACTGTAGATGGGGAAGTCGGCGTTGAGGTACTGATCTCTAAGGATCGAAGTGGTCGGCTGCTGCAGATTCCGTTTAGCTACCGCTCAGAAGAAAACAACCCAGCACATACTTTGGCTACTTTAGAGCATGGTGTTCTTGGCACCCGTTGGGTTGCTAATGCACTAGGAGATCCAGTTGCGGTGCGTGAGTTCATTCGCACCATTTTGACTGGTGATGATGGTGCTTCTCGTGATGATGGCGTGGCAGGTTTCCTCGACATTAAGGGCTCTGGTGATGCTGAGTCCATTGATCTTCAAGGTGTACAACTTAGCGAAGTAACCAGGCAGCGTGCTGTCGGAACTGTTGTGGTCGACGGCGAGCGGAAGCAATTTATCTTGCGATTGCCACAGTTGCTGAAGAGCTATAAAAAAACTGCAGCAGGGCATGTGGCTACAAAACTTCGCATCGTGGCACCTCATCCTGAAAAAGAAGGTACTGAACTTTTGATCGCAGAGTTCAATTGGCTGGAGTAG